In the genome of Candidatus Paceibacterota bacterium, one region contains:
- the rpsT gene encoding 30S ribosomal protein S20 produces the protein MPITKSAQKSMRQDRKRQKVNLLWKKQLKEKKKEIEKLVNAGKNKEAEKLIPSYCKVIDKATKNHIIKKNTAARKKSRMVKFISRKTETPKKESKEKKK, from the coding sequence ATGCCAATTACAAAATCTGCTCAAAAATCAATGCGACAGGATAGAAAAAGACAGAAAGTGAATTTGCTTTGGAAAAAACAATTAAAAGAAAAGAAGAAAGAAATAGAAAAATTAGTAAACGCTGGAAAAAATAAGGAAGCAGAAAAATTAATTCCTTCTTATTGTAAAGTTATTGATAAAGCAACAAAAAATCACATAATTAAGAAAAATACCGCAGCGAGGAAAAAATCAAGAATGGTAAAATTTATTTCAAGAAAAACAGAAACCCCTAAAAAAGAATCAAAAGAAAAGAAAAAATAA
- the holA gene encoding DNA polymerase III subunit delta, giving the protein MVFFLYGNDTLRSLRKLKEITEKYRSKYKSGFNLLKTEANEEGFEKLKDRIETISMFSEKKLIIIEDLLSANRMIQEKFQKYLKEKNIFKAEDISVIFFERKSPDKRLKMFKELFKNSFKKQEFSELSTIKVKSFIDEEIEKIGGKIEPLAVENLVIFFGNDLWQIENEIQKLVTFKSGEIITQKDVEELCVSNIDLNIFETIEAIAKKDKKKALKLISNHLEKGENEIRILSMINYQFRNLIKIRNLMDENKNFYQIQKISKLHPFVVKKTLPIARDFSIQELKNIYGKILETDFALKTGKVEPRLGIEMFIAEI; this is encoded by the coding sequence ATGGTTTTTTTTCTATACGGAAATGACACCCTCAGATCTCTTAGGAAACTGAAAGAAATTACTGAAAAATACCGCTCAAAATACAAGAGCGGTTTTAATTTGTTAAAAACCGAAGCCAACGAAGAGGGTTTTGAAAAATTAAAAGACAGGATTGAGACAATTTCAATGTTTTCTGAAAAAAAACTAATAATAATAGAAGATTTGCTTTCCGCAAACAGAATGATTCAGGAAAAATTTCAAAAATATCTAAAAGAAAAAAATATTTTCAAGGCAGAAGATATTTCTGTTATATTTTTTGAAAGGAAAAGTCCGGACAAAAGATTAAAAATGTTTAAAGAACTTTTTAAAAACTCTTTTAAAAAACAAGAGTTTTCAGAACTTTCAACTATAAAAGTAAAATCTTTTATTGATGAAGAAATTGAAAAAATCGGAGGCAAAATAGAACCACTTGCTGTTGAAAATTTAGTAATTTTTTTTGGCAATGACCTTTGGCAAATAGAAAATGAAATTCAAAAATTAGTTACTTTCAAAAGTGGTGAAATTATAACCCAAAAAGACGTTGAAGAATTGTGTGTATCAAATATTGATTTAAATATTTTTGAAACAATAGAGGCAATTGCAAAGAAGGATAAGAAAAAGGCTCTGAAACTAATTTCAAATCATCTTGAAAAGGGAGAAAACGAAATAAGAATACTTTCAATGATAAATTATCAATTTAGAAACCTTATTAAAATTAGAAATTTAATGGACGAAAATAAAAATTTTTATCAAATACAAAAAATATCAAAATTGCATCCTTTCGTAGTTAAAAAAACCCTTCCTATCGCCAGAGATTTTTCAATACAGGAATTAAAAAATATTTATGGAAAAATTCTTGAAACTGACTTTGCATTAAAAACCGGAAAAGTTGAGCCACGATTAGGAATAGAAATGTTTATAGCTGAGATATAA
- a CDS encoding M50 family metallopeptidase, whose protein sequence is MLMVIINILIFILILGFLILVHEFAHFKIGRKVKARIDEFCIGFPPRIYKKKIKKTLYSIGAIPAGGFCKFYGEEDSSKKSKGAFFSLSVGKRFWIIIAGVLANLLIGLVFFSISFMIGYPQIIEGGTPANVKEVAIHVWYVAKDSPADKAGFFVEDKIVSISEEKDIIFPKEVEDVQNFLSKNKGKEIVVMIQRGKKNIEKKVLVRENPPEYEGPTGVMLIKKGIISYSWYGAIGEAFKEAYKWTKGTFLGIGLVIKNAITGKKTPGAEVSSIVGIGNIFNQFAAHGFVYIIYFAALLSWLLGIFNIIPIPALDGGRLLFLGIEKIKKRPVKHEFEEKAILISFIMLIILVVLITIKDIKNIFF, encoded by the coding sequence ATGTTAATGGTAATTATAAATATCCTAATTTTTATTTTAATATTAGGTTTTTTGATACTGGTTCATGAATTCGCCCATTTTAAAATTGGCAGAAAAGTAAAAGCAAGAATTGATGAATTCTGTATTGGTTTTCCCCCAAGAATTTATAAAAAGAAAATAAAAAAAACCCTTTATTCCATTGGAGCAATTCCTGCTGGTGGATTTTGCAAGTTCTACGGCGAGGAAGATTCAAGTAAGAAAAGTAAAGGTGCTTTTTTCAGCTTAAGTGTTGGTAAACGTTTTTGGATAATAATTGCCGGTGTTCTTGCTAATCTTCTAATTGGCTTAGTGTTTTTCAGCATTTCTTTTATGATTGGATATCCCCAAATAATTGAAGGCGGGACTCCTGCAAATGTAAAAGAAGTTGCAATACATGTATGGTATGTGGCTAAAGATTCTCCAGCTGATAAGGCAGGTTTTTTTGTAGAAGACAAGATAGTTTCAATTTCGGAAGAAAAAGATATTATTTTTCCAAAAGAAGTTGAAGATGTTCAAAATTTCCTAAGTAAAAATAAAGGGAAAGAGATTGTTGTAATGATTCAAAGAGGCAAAAAAAATATTGAAAAAAAGGTCCTTGTTAGAGAAAATCCTCCAGAATATGAAGGTCCAACAGGGGTGATGCTTATAAAAAAAGGCATAATAAGTTATTCTTGGTATGGAGCAATAGGCGAGGCCTTTAAAGAAGCTTACAAATGGACAAAAGGAACGTTTTTGGGAATTGGTTTGGTTATTAAAAATGCTATAACTGGCAAAAAGACTCCTGGCGCCGAAGTTTCAAGTATAGTTGGTATAGGAAATATATTTAATCAATTTGCAGCACACGGTTTCGTTTATATTATTTATTTTGCAGCCTTATTATCCTGGCTTCTTGGTATTTTTAATATTATTCCAATACCTGCGCTTGATGGTGGAAGATTGCTTTTCTTGGGTATTGAAAAAATAAAAAAAAGACCCGTAAAACACGAATTTGAAGAAAAAGCAATTTTGATAAGCTTTATAATGCTGATAATTTTAGTGGTTTTAATTACCATAAAAGATATTAAAAATATATTCTTCTAG
- the cysS gene encoding cysteine--tRNA ligase has translation HARTYIIFDAITTYLEEIGYDVFYLQNITDIDDKIIKRSKEQKKDPKELAKEFEKEYKKDMKVLKIGSITKYAAATDYIKEIQNQVKKLLSKDYAYEIEDGIYYNVSKFNNYGKLSGRTALLAEDAVSRIDDTEKKKNKGDFCLWKKSKQDEPKWKSPWGQGRPGWHIEDTAITEKYFGVQYDIHGGARDLIFPHHEAEIAQMEAISGKSPLVKYWLHTGFLTTNGQKMAKSLGNFITIRDFLKKYSPEVLRFFVFKSHYRSPVDFNEKEILQAKESLQRLYDFKKKIEGKIRNKKISKIPFGKEFNKFLEDDFNTPKFFSSVFDKIKEVNKRINDLKEKELSDIYVLIISIDKVFKIFPKEEKIPKKIIELANKREKYRKEKNWEKADEKRKEIEKLGYEIEDTSKGSEIKKR, from the coding sequence CACGCAAGAACTTATATTATTTTTGACGCCATAACAACATATTTGGAAGAAATCGGATATGATGTTTTTTATTTACAAAACATAACAGATATTGACGATAAAATTATAAAAAGATCAAAAGAACAAAAGAAAGACCCAAAAGAATTAGCAAAAGAATTTGAAAAAGAATACAAAAAGGACATGAAAGTTCTTAAGATCGGTAGTATAACAAAGTATGCTGCCGCAACTGATTATATAAAAGAAATTCAAAATCAGGTTAAAAAATTATTAAGTAAAGATTATGCATATGAAATAGAAGATGGAATTTATTATAACGTCAGCAAATTTAATAATTATGGTAAATTATCTGGCAGAACTGCTCTTTTAGCGGAAGATGCTGTCTCTAGAATCGATGATACAGAAAAAAAGAAAAATAAGGGTGATTTTTGTCTGTGGAAAAAATCAAAGCAAGACGAACCAAAATGGAAAAGTCCCTGGGGTCAGGGAAGGCCCGGCTGGCATATCGAAGATACCGCAATTACAGAAAAATATTTTGGGGTACAGTATGACATTCATGGCGGAGCAAGAGACCTAATTTTCCCGCACCACGAAGCTGAAATCGCTCAAATGGAAGCAATTTCGGGCAAATCTCCACTTGTAAAATATTGGCTACATACGGGTTTTCTTACAACAAATGGACAAAAAATGGCAAAAAGTCTTGGAAATTTTATTACTATTCGCGATTTTCTTAAAAAATATTCTCCCGAGGTTTTAAGATTTTTTGTTTTTAAAAGCCACTATCGCTCCCCTGTTGATTTTAATGAAAAAGAGATCTTACAAGCAAAAGAAAGTTTGCAAAGACTATATGATTTTAAAAAGAAAATCGAAGGGAAAATAAGAAATAAAAAAATCTCAAAAATACCTTTTGGAAAAGAATTTAATAAATTCTTAGAAGACGATTTTAATACTCCTAAATTTTTCTCTTCTGTATTTGATAAAATAAAAGAAGTAAATAAAAGAATTAATGATTTGAAAGAAAAAGAATTGAGCGATATTTACGTTCTTATTATTTCTATAGATAAAGTATTTAAAATTTTTCCAAAAGAAGAAAAGATCCCAAAAAAAATTATAGAATTGGCAAATAAACGTGAAAAATACCGAAAAGAAAAAAACTGGGAAAAAG
- a CDS encoding DUF5684 domain-containing protein, translated as MNLAQVTPYNYNYSYTYDVSNSGPALVAFSFIYFIVIIAIYVYYALCLQNIAKKTNTENGWFAWIPILNVILMLQIAKKPVWWIVLMLIPFVNIVIMILVWMAIAEQAGKENWWGILIALVPVVNFILLGMLAFGKSEGTTKPKEPTQTPPSA; from the coding sequence ATGAATTTAGCTCAAGTTACTCCATATAATTACAATTACTCATATACTTATGATGTTTCGAATTCGGGGCCGGCATTGGTTGCTTTTAGTTTTATTTATTTTATTGTAATTATTGCTATTTATGTTTATTATGCACTTTGCCTTCAGAATATTGCTAAAAAAACAAATACAGAAAATGGATGGTTTGCTTGGATTCCAATTTTAAATGTAATTTTAATGCTCCAGATAGCAAAAAAACCTGTTTGGTGGATTGTTTTGATGCTTATTCCTTTTGTAAATATTGTTATTATGATTTTAGTTTGGATGGCAATAGCTGAACAAGCCGGAAAAGAAAATTGGTGGGGAATATTAATTGCTTTAGTGCCTGTGGTAAACTTTATTCTTTTGGGTATGTTAGCGTTTGGAAAATCAGAAGGAACTACAAAGCCAAAAGAGCCAACACAAACACCACCAAGTGCATAG
- a CDS encoding secondary thiamine-phosphate synthase enzyme YjbQ, which yields MSFTIKTKGFCDVINITEKVEAVIKKNNIKEGAILIFVLGSTAGICAIEYEEGVIKDLKNVFEKIAPQDGKYNHEEAWHDGNGFSHIRAGLLKPSLTVPIESAKLLLGKWQQIVLVDFDNKPRERKIIVKMF from the coding sequence ATGTCTTTTACAATAAAAACAAAGGGCTTTTGTGATGTTATAAATATTACAGAAAAAGTTGAAGCTGTTATCAAAAAAAACAATATAAAAGAAGGGGCCATTTTGATTTTTGTTTTAGGGTCTACTGCTGGTATTTGTGCTATTGAATACGAAGAAGGGGTTATTAAAGATTTAAAAAATGTTTTTGAAAAAATTGCGCCACAAGATGGAAAATATAACCATGAAGAGGCGTGGCATGACGGAAATGGATTTTCGCACATAAGAGCAGGTCTTTTAAAACCTTCTTTGACTGTGCCGATTGAAAGTGCTAAACTTTTATTAGGTAAATGGCAGCAGATTGTATTAGTTGATTTCGATAATAAACCACGCGAGAGAAAAATTATTGTAAAAATGTTTTAA
- a CDS encoding cysteine--tRNA ligase yields MLRFYNTLTRKKEKFVPREDKRVNLFVCGPTVYDFSHIGHARTYIIFDAITTYLEEIGYDVFYLQNITDIDDKIIKRSKEQ; encoded by the coding sequence ATGCTCCGTTTTTACAATACTCTTACAAGAAAAAAAGAAAAATTTGTACCCCGAGAAGACAAAAGGGTTAATCTTTTTGTTTGTGGGCCAACAGTTTATGACTTCTCGCATATAGGGCACGCAAGAACTTATATTATTTTTGACGCCATAACAACATATTTGGAAGAAATCGGATATGATGTTTTTTATTTACAAAACATAACAGATATTGACGATAAAATTATAAAAAGATCAAAAGAACAAA
- the rpmJ gene encoding 50S ribosomal protein L36 yields MKVQSSVKKICKDCKIIRRKKKVYVICKNPKHKQRQG; encoded by the coding sequence ATGAAAGTTCAATCATCAGTTAAAAAAATCTGCAAGGACTGCAAAATTATCAGAAGAAAAAAGAAAGTATACGTAATTTGTAAAAACCCAAAACACAAACAAAGGCAAGGGTAG
- the dnaX gene encoding DNA polymerase III subunit gamma/tau, with protein sequence MVVIYRKYRPKSFSEIVGQEHIVKTITNAIKDEKVSHAYLFYGPRGCGKTTIARLIAKSVNCTGRKNNDFEPCNKCNSCLEVTQGNSIDLIEIDAASNRGIDEIRDLKEGINVVPIKSKYKVYIIDEAHQLTKEASNALLKTLEEPPGYAIFVLCTTEYGKIIPTISSRCQRFEFKKLTLNEITEKLQMICKKEGTKCQREALELIARTSEGAIRDAEGFLNKVISLEDKDIKKEEVESILGIIGIEPIAKLVDFLAQKKEKEAMIYVNDLCQEGVDIENFAKDMTAYLRDLLLVKVNPEIFEKKNIFTKEEEENLKKQERLFSQETLIKILKIFLEAQNQIKWQDLPSLPFELAIIDSVKVMNN encoded by the coding sequence ATGGTAGTAATTTATAGAAAATACAGACCAAAAAGTTTTTCTGAGATTGTAGGACAGGAACATATTGTAAAAACAATTACAAACGCAATTAAAGACGAGAAAGTTTCTCATGCTTATTTATTTTATGGTCCAAGAGGATGCGGCAAAACCACTATTGCAAGACTAATAGCAAAATCTGTAAATTGCACCGGAAGAAAAAATAATGATTTTGAACCATGTAATAAATGCAACTCATGTCTTGAGGTTACCCAAGGCAATTCAATTGATTTAATCGAAATAGACGCTGCCTCTAATAGGGGAATTGACGAGATAAGAGATTTAAAAGAAGGAATTAATGTCGTTCCTATTAAATCAAAATACAAGGTTTATATAATTGATGAAGCGCATCAATTAACAAAAGAAGCTTCAAACGCACTTTTAAAAACGTTAGAAGAACCGCCGGGTTATGCGATTTTTGTTTTATGTACAACAGAATACGGAAAGATTATCCCAACAATTTCTTCTCGGTGTCAAAGATTCGAGTTTAAGAAATTGACTTTAAATGAAATTACAGAAAAGCTTCAAATGATATGTAAAAAAGAAGGAACAAAATGTCAAAGAGAAGCGCTTGAACTTATTGCAAGAACTTCAGAAGGTGCAATAAGAGATGCTGAGGGATTTTTAAATAAAGTTATAAGCCTTGAAGATAAAGATATAAAAAAAGAAGAAGTTGAAAGTATTTTAGGAATTATAGGTATTGAGCCTATAGCAAAATTAGTAGACTTTCTTGCGCAAAAGAAAGAAAAAGAAGCTATGATTTATGTGAACGATTTATGTCAGGAAGGAGTTGATATTGAAAATTTTGCAAAAGATATGACTGCATATTTGAGAGATCTTTTGTTGGTTAAAGTCAACCCTGAAATTTTTGAAAAAAAGAATATTTTTACGAAAGAAGAAGAGGAGAACTTAAAGAAGCAAGAGAGGTTATTTTCTCAAGAAACACTTATTAAAATATTAAAAATATTTCTTGAAGCTCAAAACCAAATTAAATGGCAGGATTTACCAAGTTTACCTTTTGAATTGGCGATAATTGATAGTGTAAAAGTAATGAATAACTAA
- a CDS encoding translation elongation factor-like protein, which yields MTEEKPIGKITHYFPKVQAAIVKLNSPLKIGDKIKLKKDEEEFEQEVKSMQVDHTDITKAKKGDEVGIKVDKKVKENWEVYKA from the coding sequence ATGACAGAAGAAAAACCAATAGGGAAAATAACTCATTATTTTCCTAAGGTTCAGGCCGCAATAGTAAAATTAAATTCTCCTTTAAAAATAGGAGATAAAATAAAACTAAAGAAGGACGAAGAAGAATTTGAACAAGAAGTTAAATCAATGCAAGTTGATCATACGGATATTACCAAAGCAAAGAAAGGAGATGAAGTAGGAATTAAAGTTGATAAAAAAGTTAAAGAGAACTGGGAAGTCTATAAAGCTTAG
- a CDS encoding valine--tRNA ligase gives MEKRYKPQKIEKKIYSFWEKNSFFKPNSTSKKKPWSCIMPPPNANAPLHVGHAVFVTVEDILARFYRMQQRPTLWLPGFDHAGFETQYVYEKKKGGVFSKNREEVYKNIWDYTQKNKKVAREQVKSLGASADWSREKFTLDPDVIENVYDTFKKLYKDGLIYRGERIINWCPKDKTSLSDLEVNYQNQKGKLWHIKYFIFDKNEVKPGKLKYITVATVRPETMFGDTAIAVNPNDKRYKKVVGKTAILPLVGRKIPIIADTKVDMEFGTGAVKVTPAHDPLDFEIAERHKLQKINVISEKTTIFLSGDFPEKIKESFNGLKTYEAREKIIEKLKSQEFIEKEEEYKHKISVCYKCKTPVEPLISKQWFVRVEPLAKKSIKLVKDGKINFYPEYYKKIFLHWMVNIHDWNISRQIVWGIRIPIWYCKNKVKNCNEIIVSNKKPQKCPRCNGDNLIPENDVFDTWFSSGQWPFVALGYPKSKDFKTFYPTSVMETGWDILFFWVARMIMLGTYVTGKIPFCDVILHGLVRDKDRQKMSKSKGNTIDPLAVVSEHGADALRMAVIFGNTTGKDTIISEEKVIGQRNFTNKIWNASRFVLTQLNKDFKPQKVKPKYTKKDKWILEEVKKTKKKVTKYIETYKIHQAANEIYHFFWHKFCDKTIEDCKKRIVNTNNNDDDRNTAKLILWKTLYESLKILHPFTPFITEEIYQKLPSKPKKALIIENWQ, from the coding sequence ATGGAAAAAAGATATAAACCTCAAAAAATAGAGAAAAAAATCTATTCTTTTTGGGAGAAAAATAGCTTTTTTAAGCCAAATTCGACATCAAAGAAAAAACCTTGGAGTTGTATAATGCCTCCTCCTAATGCTAATGCCCCTTTACACGTGGGGCATGCTGTTTTTGTTACGGTTGAAGATATTTTAGCTAGGTTTTATAGAATGCAACAAAGACCAACTTTATGGTTACCTGGTTTTGACCATGCTGGATTTGAGACACAATATGTTTATGAGAAGAAGAAAGGCGGTGTTTTTTCAAAAAATAGAGAAGAAGTTTATAAAAATATTTGGGACTATACTCAAAAAAACAAAAAAGTAGCAAGGGAACAAGTTAAAAGCCTTGGTGCTTCGGCTGACTGGTCAAGAGAAAAATTTACATTAGATCCAGACGTTATAGAAAATGTTTATGACACATTTAAAAAACTATACAAAGATGGACTCATATATAGAGGAGAGAGAATTATTAATTGGTGCCCAAAAGATAAAACTTCGCTTTCCGACCTTGAAGTAAATTATCAAAATCAAAAAGGAAAACTTTGGCATATAAAATATTTTATTTTTGATAAAAACGAGGTAAAACCAGGTAAATTAAAATATATTACAGTTGCAACAGTAAGGCCCGAAACCATGTTTGGTGATACTGCGATTGCTGTAAATCCAAATGATAAAAGATATAAAAAAGTAGTTGGCAAAACCGCTATTTTGCCCTTAGTTGGCAGAAAAATACCAATTATTGCAGATACAAAAGTTGATATGGAATTTGGTACAGGAGCGGTTAAGGTAACGCCAGCCCACGATCCTTTAGATTTTGAAATTGCAGAAAGACATAAACTTCAAAAAATTAATGTTATTTCAGAAAAAACAACTATTTTTCTCTCTGGAGATTTTCCAGAAAAAATCAAAGAGTCATTTAACGGTTTAAAAACATATGAAGCAAGAGAGAAAATTATAGAGAAGCTTAAATCACAAGAATTTATAGAAAAAGAAGAGGAATATAAACACAAAATTAGTGTTTGCTATAAGTGTAAAACCCCCGTTGAACCCTTAATTTCAAAACAGTGGTTTGTTAGGGTCGAACCTTTAGCTAAAAAATCTATAAAACTAGTAAAAGATGGTAAAATAAATTTTTATCCAGAATATTATAAAAAAATATTTTTACATTGGATGGTTAATATTCATGACTGGAATATTTCAAGACAGATAGTCTGGGGAATTAGAATTCCTATTTGGTATTGCAAAAACAAAGTTAAAAATTGTAATGAAATTATTGTTTCTAATAAGAAACCCCAAAAGTGTCCTCGTTGTAATGGAGATAATTTAATTCCCGAAAATGATGTTTTTGATACTTGGTTTTCTTCAGGACAATGGCCATTTGTGGCTCTTGGTTATCCGAAATCTAAAGATTTTAAAACTTTCTATCCTACGAGCGTTATGGAAACTGGCTGGGATATCCTTTTTTTCTGGGTTGCCAGAATGATAATGCTAGGTACTTACGTTACAGGAAAAATTCCTTTTTGTGATGTTATTTTGCATGGACTTGTTAGGGATAAAGATAGGCAAAAAATGTCAAAATCAAAAGGCAATACAATTGATCCCTTAGCTGTTGTTTCAGAGCACGGAGCAGATGCTCTGCGTATGGCAGTTATTTTTGGAAATACCACAGGAAAAGATACTATTATTTCAGAAGAAAAGGTAATAGGACAGAGAAATTTTACAAATAAAATTTGGAATGCCTCAAGATTTGTTTTGACGCAGCTTAATAAAGATTTTAAACCGCAAAAGGTGAAGCCAAAATACACAAAAAAAGATAAATGGATTTTAGAAGAAGTTAAAAAAACCAAAAAGAAAGTTACAAAATACATCGAAACATACAAAATACACCAAGCAGCGAATGAAATTTATCATTTTTTTTGGCATAAATTTTGTGATAAAACCATTGAAGATTGTAAGAAAAGAATAGTAAATACTAACAATAATGACGATGATAGAAATACTGCGAAATTAATTTTATGGAAAACTCTTTATGAATCTTTAAAAATACTTCATCCTTTTACGCCTTTTATCACAGAAGAAATTTATCAAAAATTACCTTCAAAGCCTAAAAAAGCATTAATAATAGAAAATTGGCAATAA
- a CDS encoding ribosome-recycling factor — protein sequence MDTKKIFNETEEEFKKTTSWFKNEISGLRGSRISIELFDTLRVNCYENTMSLKEVATLSLIDPKTVAIEPWDKSLNPAIEKCLTNSGLEGNIKNEGKRILFSVPIASQEEKEKIIKLLKQKLEQAKESLRHTRDDTWSKIQELERNGEISEDDKFKGKDELQNLINNAEKEVEKIEDLKEKEIIQ from the coding sequence ATGGATACCAAAAAAATATTTAACGAAACTGAAGAGGAATTTAAAAAAACCACAAGCTGGTTTAAAAATGAAATTTCGGGCCTAAGAGGTTCAAGAATTTCAATTGAGCTTTTTGACACCCTAAGGGTAAATTGTTATGAAAATACAATGTCTTTAAAAGAGGTGGCAACCTTATCTTTAATAGATCCAAAAACTGTTGCTATTGAACCATGGGACAAATCTTTAAACCCAGCAATTGAAAAATGTCTTACTAATTCTGGTCTTGAAGGAAACATAAAGAATGAGGGGAAAAGAATTTTATTTAGCGTACCAATTGCTTCTCAAGAAGAAAAAGAAAAGATAATTAAGCTTCTTAAACAAAAACTTGAACAAGCAAAAGAAAGTTTAAGACACACAAGGGATGATACTTGGAGTAAAATTCAAGAACTGGAAAGAAATGGAGAAATTTCGGAAGATGATAAATTTAAAGGAAAAGATGAACTTCAAAATCTAATAAATAATGCAGAAAAAGAAGTCGAAAAAATAGAAGATTTAAAAGAAAAAGAAATAATCCAATAA
- the rpsM gene encoding 30S ribosomal protein S13: protein MPRLLGVNIPDEKQILYSLTYIYGIGVSLAKKILKDTEINEEKRAKDLSSAELEKIKNIVEKKYKIEGELQRERMMNIKRLKEIGSWRGSRHQKGLPVRGQRTKCNSRTVRGNVRRTMGSGKIKAPTPK, encoded by the coding sequence ATGCCAAGATTATTGGGAGTAAACATACCAGACGAAAAACAAATTTTATATTCTCTAACCTATATTTATGGGATAGGTGTGTCTTTGGCAAAAAAAATACTTAAAGATACCGAAATCAATGAAGAAAAAAGAGCAAAAGATTTGTCTTCGGCAGAATTAGAAAAAATTAAAAATATAGTTGAAAAAAAATATAAAATTGAGGGAGAGTTACAAAGAGAAAGAATGATGAATATCAAAAGATTAAAAGAAATTGGAAGCTGGCGAGGTTCAAGACATCAAAAGGGATTGCCGGTGAGAGGACAAAGAACGAAGTGCAACTCAAGAACAGTAAGAGGAAATGTAAGAAGAACAATGGGAAGTGGAAAAATTAAAGCTCCAACTCCAAAATAA
- the infA gene encoding translation initiation factor IF-1, which produces MSNEQKIKSEGVITEILPNTNFKVKLSDGREILAHLSGKMRMYRIRILTGDKVTVEFSPYDKNRGRIVYRTK; this is translated from the coding sequence ATGAGCAACGAACAAAAGATAAAATCAGAAGGAGTAATAACCGAAATTTTGCCAAATACCAACTTTAAGGTAAAACTTTCTGACGGAAGAGAAATATTAGCACATCTTTCTGGGAAAATGAGAATGTACAGAATAAGAATCTTAACAGGGGATAAAGTAACGGTGGAATTCTCTCCTTATGATAAAAATAGAGGAAGAATAGTATATAGAACAAAATAA